In Coriobacteriia bacterium, one genomic interval encodes:
- the pstB gene encoding phosphate ABC transporter ATP-binding protein PstB, with the protein MVTTATGSFELTDVSVTYGSDTAVHQVSMSIEPTSVTALIGPSGCGKSTLLRCLNRMNDELGNVTVGGKILLDGVNIHDRAVDPVELRARVGQVFQKPNPFPMSIYDNVAYGPRTHGIRGKAELGELVEDSLRRAALWEEVKNLLKKHAFELSGGQQQRLCIARALATSPEVMLMDEPASALDPISTQQIEDTISELKRSVTIVIVTHNMQQAARISDRTAFMLRESMEEPARLIEIGDTKTMFTNPTDKRTEAYITGRFG; encoded by the coding sequence ATGGTAACGACCGCAACCGGCTCATTCGAACTCACCGACGTCTCGGTGACCTACGGGTCAGATACCGCGGTCCATCAGGTGAGCATGAGCATCGAGCCGACGTCGGTGACTGCCCTGATCGGTCCGTCCGGTTGCGGGAAGTCGACGCTGCTGAGGTGTCTGAATCGCATGAACGACGAGCTGGGCAACGTCACGGTAGGAGGCAAGATCCTCCTCGACGGGGTCAATATCCATGATCGTGCGGTTGACCCTGTCGAGTTGAGGGCGCGTGTCGGGCAGGTCTTCCAGAAGCCGAACCCGTTCCCGATGTCCATCTACGACAATGTCGCCTACGGACCGAGGACCCACGGTATCCGCGGGAAGGCCGAGCTCGGGGAGCTGGTGGAGGACTCGCTCAGGCGAGCGGCGCTGTGGGAAGAAGTGAAGAACCTGCTCAAGAAGCACGCGTTCGAGCTATCGGGCGGTCAGCAGCAAAGGCTGTGCATCGCCCGCGCTCTGGCCACGAGCCCCGAGGTCATGCTCATGGACGAGCCGGCTTCGGCTCTCGATCCCATCTCCACGCAGCAGATCGAGGACACGATCTCTGAACTCAAGCGAAGCGTCACCATCGTGATCGTGACCCACAACATGCAGCAGGCTGCCCGAATCTCCGACCGCACCGCGTTCATGCTCCGAGAGTCCATGGAGGAGCCTGCCCGGCTGATCGAGATCGGCGACACGAAGACGATGTTCACGAATCCGACCGACAAGCGTACCGAGGCCTACATCACCGGGCGGTTCGGCTAG
- a CDS encoding GNAT family protein yields MASSHLHTLTGRLVTLRPADETELSQLAEALAADANASPWLGTDPSVILTWFRGDGVSAFVVDSQGTALGVITFEEELDPDYHAANIDIGLLSGATGRGVGPDALATLVEYLFTVRGHHRVTIDPAVANTRAIRAYERVGFKPVGVMREYERGSDDQWHDNLLMDLLKRELMPTSGS; encoded by the coding sequence ATGGCCTCATCCCATCTGCACACCCTCACCGGTCGGCTCGTGACACTGCGTCCTGCCGACGAAACCGAACTTTCGCAGCTCGCAGAGGCTCTGGCCGCTGATGCTAATGCGTCGCCGTGGCTTGGAACCGATCCCTCCGTCATCCTCACCTGGTTCCGTGGTGACGGGGTGTCTGCCTTCGTCGTTGACTCGCAGGGCACCGCATTGGGTGTGATCACGTTCGAAGAGGAGCTCGATCCCGACTACCACGCGGCCAACATCGACATCGGCCTGCTGTCTGGTGCGACCGGCCGGGGTGTCGGACCTGATGCGCTGGCCACACTCGTCGAGTACCTCTTCACCGTGCGGGGACACCATCGTGTGACCATCGACCCTGCCGTGGCCAACACTCGCGCGATCCGCGCCTACGAGAGGGTCGGGTTCAAACCGGTCGGGGTCATGCGCGAGTACGAGCGGGGCTCCGACGACCAATGGCACGACAACCTCCTGATGGACCTTCTCAAGCGCGAACTCATGCCGACGAGCGGCTCGTGA
- the pstA gene encoding phosphate ABC transporter permease PstA produces the protein MSRASARVRRARVVETVAKIITGAAAFGVIGVVAFILLYLVIKGGASIDWEFLTQPPKMFMTQGGIWPAIYGTLLLTFWTAVFAVPIGVMAGIYLAEYSPKGRFTRMIRLAIANMAGVPSIVYGLFGLALFVLALGFGRSVISGALTLACLTLPVIITATEEALLQVPKDLRQASLALGASRLRTVARVVLPAAAPGIVTGSILGLSRAAGETAPILVTAVAFYAPLPESLLDQTMALPYHLYIMATQATKSAPDVVWGTALVLVAGVSIINVVAAAWRTRQRRRIRW, from the coding sequence ATGAGTAGGGCATCAGCTCGAGTGCGTCGCGCGCGCGTCGTCGAGACAGTCGCCAAGATCATCACCGGCGCCGCGGCATTCGGTGTCATCGGCGTCGTGGCGTTCATCCTGCTCTACCTCGTGATCAAGGGCGGGGCTTCGATCGACTGGGAGTTCCTCACCCAGCCGCCCAAGATGTTCATGACACAAGGCGGCATCTGGCCGGCCATCTACGGCACCCTGCTGCTCACCTTCTGGACGGCGGTGTTCGCCGTGCCCATCGGCGTCATGGCCGGAATCTACCTCGCAGAGTACTCGCCGAAGGGCCGGTTCACGCGTATGATCCGGCTTGCGATCGCGAACATGGCGGGAGTGCCGTCGATCGTCTACGGCCTCTTCGGGCTCGCACTCTTCGTCCTGGCGCTCGGCTTCGGGCGCTCGGTCATCTCGGGCGCGCTGACGCTTGCCTGTCTGACCCTTCCGGTGATCATCACCGCGACGGAAGAGGCGTTGCTTCAAGTGCCGAAGGACCTGCGCCAGGCGTCCCTTGCTCTGGGTGCATCGAGGTTGCGAACGGTCGCACGGGTCGTCCTCCCTGCGGCCGCGCCAGGCATAGTCACCGGGTCGATTCTCGGGCTGTCGCGTGCCGCTGGCGAGACGGCCCCGATCCTGGTCACGGCCGTGGCCTTCTACGCCCCGCTACCGGAGTCGCTGTTGGACCAGACCATGGCGTTGCCGTACCACCTCTACATCATGGCCACGCAGGCCACCAAGTCCGCCCCCGACGTTGTCTGGGGCACCGCCCTCGTTCTTGTTGCGGGCGTAAGCATCATCAACGTCGTTGCGGCCGCGTGGCGGACCCGCCAAAGGAGAAGGATCAGATGGTAA
- the thrC gene encoding threonine synthase, whose amino-acid sequence MSRVSFLNMRRPTTYTDTRGLSEHQPLFSDVVVTGIAPGGGLFVPTELPDFALDEILAMAEMPYWRRAAAVFTRFGVDFDADRVDALMRRAYGRQWDDDRIAPVEEVVAGVHVLELWHGPTSAFKDMALQCLPLFFSAAVERQQARGELTDDFLVLVATSGDTGKAALEGFADREHTSIVVFYPDGGVSDIQRKQMVTQAGGNVGVFGVRGNFDDCQSAVKDAFADENFNAWLHGEHRLKLSSANSINWGRLLPQIAYYVSAYADMVSSGGVKSGEPMDVCVPTGNFGNILGAYYARLCGVPIGRLICASNENNILTDFIATGVYDISGRDFVNTPSPSMDILVSSNLERLLYHLAGPHQVNGWMTELAKHRRFQVDPDTFRAVREILVGDFVTNDESLATIRRVHEETGYLLDPHTAVAWEVAERMRGENPVLVVSTAHWAKFGADVLKALLGRPYRDPLPAELADLSGVELLREVLGRAGSCAPIPSGLASLDDMIARFTDVVDPGRDGVESAVKGWLG is encoded by the coding sequence GTGAGTCGGGTATCATTCCTCAACATGAGAAGACCCACCACATACACCGATACGCGCGGACTGAGCGAGCATCAGCCGCTCTTCAGTGATGTTGTAGTGACGGGCATCGCACCGGGCGGCGGGCTCTTCGTGCCGACCGAGCTGCCTGACTTCGCGCTCGACGAGATTCTGGCGATGGCCGAGATGCCGTACTGGCGGCGAGCCGCCGCCGTATTCACGCGTTTCGGCGTGGACTTTGACGCCGACCGCGTGGATGCGCTCATGCGGCGTGCGTACGGTCGCCAGTGGGACGACGATCGGATCGCGCCGGTCGAGGAAGTCGTGGCGGGCGTGCATGTGCTGGAGCTGTGGCATGGACCGACGAGCGCCTTCAAGGATATGGCACTTCAGTGTCTGCCGCTGTTCTTCAGCGCGGCCGTCGAACGTCAACAGGCTCGTGGCGAACTCACCGACGACTTCCTCGTACTGGTAGCAACCTCGGGTGACACCGGCAAAGCCGCACTCGAAGGGTTCGCCGACCGGGAGCACACGAGCATCGTGGTGTTCTATCCCGACGGCGGGGTCTCTGACATCCAGCGCAAGCAGATGGTCACGCAAGCCGGCGGCAATGTCGGCGTCTTCGGCGTGCGCGGCAACTTCGACGACTGCCAAAGCGCCGTGAAGGACGCTTTCGCCGATGAGAACTTCAACGCATGGCTACACGGCGAGCACCGCCTGAAGCTCTCGAGCGCGAACTCCATCAACTGGGGACGTTTGCTTCCCCAGATCGCGTACTACGTGAGCGCCTATGCCGACATGGTCTCATCCGGTGGGGTCAAGTCCGGCGAGCCGATGGACGTGTGTGTGCCCACGGGCAACTTCGGCAACATCCTCGGCGCCTACTACGCCCGCCTGTGCGGCGTCCCGATCGGACGCTTGATCTGCGCATCCAACGAGAACAACATCCTCACCGACTTCATCGCCACCGGCGTGTACGACATCTCCGGTCGCGACTTCGTGAACACCCCGTCGCCGTCGATGGACATCCTGGTCTCAAGCAATCTCGAGCGGCTTCTCTACCACCTCGCCGGTCCGCACCAGGTCAACGGATGGATGACCGAACTCGCCAAGCACCGGCGCTTCCAGGTGGATCCCGACACCTTCCGCGCTGTGCGCGAGATACTTGTGGGCGACTTCGTCACCAACGACGAGTCCCTCGCCACCATCCGCCGCGTTCACGAAGAAACGGGCTACCTTCTCGACCCCCACACGGCGGTCGCCTGGGAGGTGGCAGAACGCATGCGCGGCGAGAACCCGGTGCTGGTCGTGTCGACCGCCCACTGGGCCAAGTTCGGCGCTGACGTGCTCAAGGCGCTTCTGGGCCGTCCCTATCGCGATCCGCTTCCCGCCGAACTCGCTGACCTCTCCGGCGTCGAGTTGCTTCGCGAGGTGCTCGGGCGCGCGGGTTCCTGCGCACCGATCCCGTCCGGACTCGCCTCGCTCGACGACATGATCGCCCGCTTCACCGACGTGGTCGACCCCGGACGCGACGGAGTGGAGTCGGCGGTCAAGGGATGGCTCGGCTGA
- a CDS encoding phosphate ABC transporter substrate-binding protein, which produces MKAKKWLVLALAAMLAFALVGCGGTTTEEPSGEEPAGEELTGSINVEGSDTMVNLGQAWAEVFQTENPGVMIAIKGGGSGTGIAALINGTIDFANASRQIKDEEKAEAEGKGITSFEIEVAKDGIAVVVNPGNGVTGMTLDQLGKIYRGEITNWKDVGGTDAPIVLLSRDSSSGTYEYFKEEVVGEDNEYAKEAKLLSSTQAIIDETKNNPNAIGYVGLGYLTPDVKVIEIDGVAASVETALDGSYVLSRGLYMYSNGEPADVMKAYIDWILGPGGQQIVTDQGFVPVAQ; this is translated from the coding sequence GTGAAGGCGAAGAAGTGGCTTGTACTCGCACTCGCAGCGATGCTCGCATTTGCGCTTGTTGGCTGCGGAGGTACGACGACCGAGGAGCCGTCCGGCGAGGAGCCTGCGGGCGAGGAGTTGACGGGCTCGATCAACGTCGAGGGCTCGGACACCATGGTCAACCTGGGCCAGGCATGGGCCGAGGTCTTTCAGACCGAGAATCCTGGCGTCATGATCGCCATCAAGGGTGGCGGCTCGGGCACCGGGATCGCAGCACTCATCAACGGCACCATCGACTTTGCCAATGCATCGCGCCAGATCAAGGACGAAGAGAAGGCCGAGGCTGAGGGCAAGGGCATCACGTCGTTCGAGATCGAGGTGGCCAAGGATGGCATCGCCGTCGTAGTGAACCCCGGGAATGGCGTGACGGGCATGACGCTCGACCAGCTCGGCAAGATCTACCGCGGCGAGATCACGAACTGGAAGGATGTCGGCGGCACCGATGCGCCTATCGTTCTCCTGTCGCGTGACAGCTCCTCGGGTACCTACGAGTACTTCAAGGAGGAGGTCGTCGGTGAGGATAACGAGTATGCCAAGGAGGCGAAGCTCCTCTCGTCTACCCAGGCGATCATCGACGAGACCAAGAACAACCCGAACGCTATCGGCTACGTGGGTCTCGGCTACCTGACCCCGGATGTCAAGGTCATTGAGATCGATGGCGTCGCGGCATCGGTCGAGACCGCGCTCGACGGCAGCTACGTGCTTTCACGCGGACTGTATATGTACAGCAACGGCGAGCCGGCTGACGTCATGAAGGCCTACATCGACTGGATCCTCGGTCCTGGTGGCCAGCAGATCGTCACCGACCAGGGCTTCGTGCCAGTCGCGCAGTAG
- a CDS encoding N-acetyltransferase family protein, with amino-acid sequence MATTLSEIRGVMDHYVIRRATVGDAADIARIYNHYIETSTATFDTELKSVEERQEWIAERSAAHPVVVVQDAEHQTVAWGSLSPFASRSAWSRTVEVAVYVAPSHLGQGIGPLVLDHLVHEAVDAGHHVAVSKIVSENEASLRMTERAGFERVGVMREVGRKFDRWLDVVIMQRVLPSEESS; translated from the coding sequence ATGGCGACAACTCTTTCTGAGATCCGGGGAGTGATGGACCACTACGTGATCCGCCGCGCCACCGTCGGCGACGCTGCCGACATCGCGCGCATCTACAACCACTACATCGAGACGTCCACAGCCACGTTTGACACGGAGCTCAAGAGCGTCGAGGAGCGCCAGGAGTGGATCGCGGAACGGTCCGCGGCGCACCCCGTCGTCGTGGTCCAAGACGCCGAGCATCAGACGGTTGCCTGGGGATCGCTGTCTCCGTTCGCGAGCCGCAGTGCATGGTCGCGGACCGTGGAAGTCGCCGTGTATGTGGCGCCTTCTCATCTCGGGCAAGGCATCGGGCCTCTCGTGCTCGACCACCTCGTTCACGAGGCGGTCGATGCAGGTCACCATGTCGCGGTCAGCAAGATCGTGTCGGAGAACGAGGCGAGTCTCCGCATGACAGAGCGTGCAGGCTTCGAGCGGGTCGGCGTGATGCGCGAGGTGGGCCGCAAGTTCGACCGGTGGCTCGATGTCGTGATAATGCAGCGAGTGCTACCGAGCGAGGAATCCTCGTGA
- the pstC gene encoding phosphate ABC transporter permease subunit PstC: protein MIDAPTSRRRRGRSAFSRAAEGVFTRLIALSGLTAIVVLAGITVFLVLNSWRAITDIGMIEMITGTDWFPTSKVPSYGFLPAETGSMWVTAVAVLLCVPVGVAAAVYISEFAGRRMKEFTKSVIEFMAAVPSVVLGLIGLALVVPRVRVWFELDTGLTAFTAGIVVGIMALPTIISISEDALHAVPADLRTGSLALGNTRWQTVYKVVLPAASSGVFAAVMLGVGRAIGETMVVLMLAGNSGIIADTPFVSVRTMPGTIAGEMAEVVQGGEHYSVLFAMALVLFAVTFAINLAADIVLERQRRRWRR, encoded by the coding sequence ATGATAGACGCCCCCACTTCACGGCGGCGCCGCGGCCGCTCGGCATTCAGCCGGGCGGCCGAAGGCGTCTTCACGCGCCTCATAGCGCTGTCAGGTTTGACAGCGATAGTCGTCCTTGCCGGAATCACCGTGTTTCTCGTGCTGAACTCGTGGCGTGCGATCACAGACATCGGCATGATCGAGATGATCACGGGGACCGACTGGTTCCCGACGAGCAAGGTCCCCTCGTACGGATTCCTTCCCGCCGAGACGGGGTCCATGTGGGTGACGGCGGTCGCGGTGCTCCTCTGCGTTCCCGTCGGTGTTGCCGCCGCGGTCTACATATCTGAGTTCGCCGGTCGAAGGATGAAGGAGTTCACCAAGTCCGTCATCGAGTTCATGGCCGCCGTGCCTTCGGTGGTACTCGGTCTGATCGGTCTGGCGTTGGTCGTTCCTCGGGTGCGCGTATGGTTCGAACTCGACACCGGCCTGACAGCGTTCACCGCCGGTATCGTGGTCGGCATCATGGCTCTGCCGACCATCATCTCCATCTCCGAGGATGCGCTCCACGCCGTGCCTGCCGATCTGCGCACCGGGTCCTTGGCGCTGGGCAACACGCGCTGGCAGACCGTGTACAAGGTGGTCCTGCCGGCGGCATCATCGGGCGTCTTCGCTGCGGTGATGCTCGGAGTCGGACGAGCCATCGGCGAGACCATGGTCGTGCTCATGCTGGCGGGCAACTCGGGCATCATCGCCGACACGCCGTTTGTCTCCGTGCGCACCATGCCTGGCACGATCGCCGGTGAGATGGCGGAGGTCGTGCAGGGTGGCGAGCACTACTCCGTGCTGTTCGCCATGGCCCTGGTCCTGTTCGCCGTGACCTTTGCCATCAACCTCGCCGCCGATATCGTCTTGGAGAGGCAGCGCCGGAGGTGGCGTCGATGA
- a CDS encoding ATP-binding protein codes for MSTPHRLTGSLLFRLAVGYALVAAVFTAAWVWSLYGPLAEAALTQQQRNLTAVAQSAALLASESNDSPARMAQGLVARTDLRLTIIASDGSVLADSNTDASAMESPTDRPEVREALAGRIGTDHRVSPTEGQEELHVAVPGSIDGRRVVVRVSQPMSEIEDIASRSRRIALVLLGIAMAITFAVAVSASRAAARPVRELSAVAGKMAAGDLSVEIPEMPADLSELADALATLRSQVQSRLEALEQERHTLRTALDGLGDAVLLMNGETVLLANREASRMFRTPSRGWAGSSLDETGLPAPVLEATRERLGSDHATALDLPPDPTGRHFRVYAAPLPFAPDVASGVIVVISDITERARVELVRRDFVANASHELKTPVAGIRLLAETAATAAEDGETDRALAFTRLIEAETDRLQKLVSDLLDLSRLDSSPKPDAIADVRMAVERAVVSHKAASARKGLALASSLDAVRGQDVFVHADPTDLAIALDNLLDNAIAYTDTGTVSVTVMGLDGSVLIKVGDTGPGIPAEHQPRVFERFYRVDRSRSRDAGGTGLGLALVRHVAERSGGSVTLESLPGTGSTFTLNLPRAT; via the coding sequence ATGAGCACCCCCCATCGACTCACGGGCTCGCTGCTCTTTCGCCTGGCGGTCGGGTACGCCTTGGTTGCGGCGGTGTTCACGGCTGCCTGGGTGTGGTCACTCTACGGACCGCTCGCCGAAGCGGCCCTCACCCAACAACAGCGCAACCTAACGGCGGTAGCCCAGAGTGCGGCGCTGCTCGCCTCGGAGTCCAACGACTCCCCTGCACGCATGGCACAAGGGCTGGTCGCGCGTACCGACCTGCGCCTCACGATCATCGCCAGCGACGGCTCAGTGCTTGCAGACTCAAACACCGATGCGTCTGCGATGGAGAGCCCCACCGATCGCCCTGAGGTTCGCGAGGCCCTCGCCGGCCGCATCGGTACGGACCACCGGGTCTCCCCCACCGAGGGTCAAGAGGAACTGCACGTGGCCGTCCCGGGGTCGATCGACGGACGCCGCGTGGTCGTGCGGGTGTCCCAGCCCATGTCTGAGATCGAAGACATCGCTTCGCGCTCCCGCCGCATCGCGTTGGTACTGCTGGGCATCGCCATGGCCATCACGTTCGCGGTTGCCGTCTCTGCGTCGCGCGCCGCTGCGCGTCCCGTGCGGGAGCTCTCCGCGGTGGCGGGGAAGATGGCCGCGGGCGACCTCAGCGTGGAGATTCCCGAGATGCCCGCGGACTTGAGCGAGCTCGCTGACGCGCTTGCCACGCTCCGCTCGCAAGTCCAGTCCCGACTCGAGGCGCTGGAGCAGGAACGGCACACGCTGCGAACCGCACTAGACGGTCTGGGAGACGCGGTGCTGCTCATGAATGGCGAGACCGTGCTGCTGGCCAACCGCGAGGCCAGCCGCATGTTTCGAACGCCCTCACGCGGGTGGGCGGGCTCAAGCCTCGATGAGACAGGGCTTCCCGCACCGGTGCTTGAAGCGACGCGCGAGCGCCTTGGATCCGATCACGCGACCGCGCTCGACCTACCCCCGGACCCGACCGGCCGCCACTTTCGGGTGTACGCCGCCCCCCTGCCATTCGCCCCGGACGTCGCCTCCGGGGTCATCGTGGTGATCTCGGACATAACCGAGCGCGCGCGCGTCGAACTGGTGCGCCGCGACTTCGTGGCCAACGCGAGCCACGAACTCAAGACCCCGGTGGCGGGAATCCGCCTTCTGGCCGAAACGGCCGCTACGGCAGCCGAAGACGGCGAGACAGACCGAGCCCTCGCCTTCACGCGCCTCATCGAAGCGGAGACCGATCGGCTCCAGAAGCTCGTGAGCGACCTACTGGACCTGTCCCGGCTTGACTCGAGTCCAAAGCCCGATGCCATCGCGGACGTCCGTATGGCCGTCGAGCGCGCCGTGGTTTCGCACAAAGCCGCATCGGCACGAAAGGGGCTCGCACTGGCGTCGAGCCTGGATGCCGTTCGCGGTCAGGACGTGTTCGTGCATGCCGACCCAACGGATCTGGCCATCGCACTCGACAACCTGCTCGACAATGCGATCGCATACACGGACACCGGTACCGTCTCGGTCACCGTGATGGGACTCGATGGTAGCGTGCTCATCAAGGTGGGCGACACCGGGCCGGGAATCCCGGCAGAGCACCAGCCGCGTGTATTCGAGCGCTTCTATCGGGTCGACCGGAGCCGCTCTCGTGACGCGGGCGGCACCGGACTGGGTCTGGCGCTGGTTCGACACGTCGCCGAACGCTCGGGCGGCAGCGTCACCCTCGAATCGCTCCCGGGTACGGGCTCGACGTTCACCCTGAACCTTCCGCGGGCCACCTAG
- a CDS encoding response regulator transcription factor: protein MATILMVEDDPIIRQTVEYALRRAGFTVHSTGDGDAALDLANRVMPELVLLDLMLPGTDGYEIAEKLRATDREIAIIMVTALDTERDKVRGLDAGADDYITKPFSMEELLARVRANLRRVRTRETLADDRRIEVGDLVIEPKSFRASVAGQPARLRLKEFQLLLCLAKRTGELCTRQILAEEVWGYEHLPTSRTIDVHVRRLRQAVEDPSAYTYVHTVHGIGYRFEPLAKQGTETP from the coding sequence ATGGCCACTATCCTCATGGTCGAGGACGATCCGATCATCAGGCAGACAGTCGAGTATGCCCTGCGGCGCGCGGGATTCACCGTGCATTCGACGGGTGACGGCGACGCGGCACTCGATCTCGCGAATCGGGTGATGCCCGAACTCGTGCTGCTCGACTTGATGCTGCCCGGAACCGACGGTTACGAGATCGCCGAGAAGCTCCGGGCCACCGACCGCGAAATCGCCATCATCATGGTCACGGCGCTCGACACCGAACGCGACAAGGTGCGCGGACTCGACGCCGGAGCTGACGACTACATCACCAAGCCGTTCTCCATGGAGGAACTGCTCGCCCGCGTGCGAGCCAACCTACGCCGCGTGCGCACACGCGAGACGCTCGCCGATGACCGGCGCATCGAGGTGGGCGACCTCGTGATCGAGCCCAAGAGCTTCCGCGCCTCGGTCGCCGGGCAACCCGCTCGCCTGCGCCTCAAGGAGTTCCAGCTTCTCCTGTGTCTTGCCAAGCGCACCGGCGAACTGTGCACGCGCCAGATACTCGCCGAGGAGGTGTGGGGCTACGAGCACCTTCCCACCTCACGCACGATCGACGTGCACGTCCGGCGACTGCGCCAGGCGGTCGAAGACCCGTCCGCCTATACCTACGTTCACACGGTGCATGGAATCGGCTACAGGTTCGAGCCGCTGGCGAAGCAGGGAACCGAGACACCCTGA